The following coding sequences lie in one Rutidosis leptorrhynchoides isolate AG116_Rl617_1_P2 chromosome 4, CSIRO_AGI_Rlap_v1, whole genome shotgun sequence genomic window:
- the LOC139843455 gene encoding protein CURVATURE THYLAKOID 1C, chloroplastic: MACLISNLPFSPLFACDNRPFCTPIHKHTVSATGGRSRRISFTVKTTSGRSESSTSLNIVESVQNVWDKPEDRLALLGLGFSSVVALWASLNVVTAIDKLPVVPGVFELIGILFSTWFVYRYLLFKPDRKELVQIINKSLSDVIGQ, encoded by the exons ATGGCTTGTTTGATCTCTAATTTGCCATTTTCTCCCCTGTTTGCCTGTGATAACAGACCTTTTTGCACACCAATTCACAAACACACAGTTTCTGCCACTGGAG GACGATCACGTCGTATTTCTTTTACTGTAAAAACTACAAGTGGGAGATCTGAGTCCTCAACCTCTTTGAACATTGTTGAGTCCGTCCAAAATGTT TGGGATAAACCTGAAGATCGACTTGCTCTTTTGGGATTGGGATTTTCATCCGTTGTAGCTTTATGGGCATCACTTAATGTCGTCACG GCTATCGACAAACTTCCTGTTGTCCCAGGAGTATTTGAACTCATTGGCATTTTGTTCTCGACA TGGTTCGTGTATCGCTATCTCTTATTCAAACCGGACAG GAAAGAGTTGGTTCAGATCATCAACAAGTCGTTATCTGATGTTATCGGTCAATAA
- the LOC139843315 gene encoding uncharacterized protein: MANVRELAFPVLDISGKNYFSWAFNVKRRLVANGLEETIKENNTASQQDRAKALIFIRHHLHKNLKTDYSMKDPFVLLEVLKKRYEHLKVIILKKARNQWSQLRFQDCKSVNEYTSAIEGIKSKFRICGKNIDDNEILEKTYSTFHPLNMLLQQEFRLLGFKSYYELLSLLVVAERNNQLVMNNRYSRTNDYNTFPEVNVAPFDFKRQCESFPEENDMSYNYKRRRYENGCFKCGMINHWSRTCRTPKHLVELYQASLEKTEIVNTNCVTSFKYKRGRYENGCFKCGSMNHWSRTCRTPKHLVELYQASLEKSESVNTKFT; encoded by the coding sequence ATGGCAAATGTCCGCGAACTTGCATTCCCGGTCCTTGACATATCCGGCAAAAACTACTTCTCGTGGGCTTTCAATGTGAAAAGGCGTCTCGTTGCAAATGGTCTTGAAGAAACAATCAAAGAAAATAATACTGCATCTCAGCAGGACCGTGCCAAAGCATTGATATTTATCCGGCATCACCTTCATAAGAACCTTAAAACCGATTACTCAATGAAAGATCCGTTTGTGCTGTTGGAAGTTTTGAAGAAAAGGTATGAACACTTGAAAGTGATAATTCTTAAAAAGGCTCGCAATCAATGGAGTCAGTTAAGGTTTCAAGATTGTAAAAGCGTAAACGAGTATACCTCTGCAATAGAGGGAATCAAATCCAAGTTCAGAATATGCGGAAAGAATATTGATGATAATGAAATTCTGGAGAAAACATACTCCACGTTTCATCCGCTGAATATGCTCCTGCAGCAGGAATTTCGACTACTTGGTTTCAAGAGTTATTATGAACTCTTAAGTTTACTTGTAGTTGCTGAAAGAAATAATCAACTTGTGATGAACAATCGTTATTCACGAACCAATGATTATAACACATTCCCTGAAGTGAATGTTGCACCATTTGATTTTAAACGTCAATGTGAGTCATTCCCTGAAGAGAATGACATGTCATATAATTATAAACGCAGACgttatgagaatggttgttttaaaTGTGGCATGATAAATCATTGGTCGCGTACCTGTCGTACGCCAAAACATTTGGTTGAGCTTTATCAAGCATCACTTGAAAAAACAGAAATTGTGAACACAAATTGTGTCACGTCGTTTAAATATAAACGTGGACGTTATGAGAATGGTTGCTTTAAATGTGGCTCGATGAATCATTGGTCGCGTACCTGTCGTACGCCAAAACATTTAGTTGAGCTTTATCAAGCATCACTTGAAAAATCAGAAAGTGTGAACACAAAATTCACCTAA